One window of Mesorhizobium loti R88b genomic DNA carries:
- a CDS encoding tetratricopeptide repeat protein, giving the protein MALKDAFGLAFSGATEAGFTPYSQAVRELQCFIGDPVGSVDHAIAENPGFVMAHVFKGYLFGLATERDATAVARACHEAALPLAATAREEAHVSALGHLAGGRWHEAARILEGIAIDAPLDAVALQVGHQIDFFTGNARMLRDRIARALPSWQNDMPGYHAMLGMQAFGLEEMGEYALAEKLGRTAVEIEPRDGWAQHAVAHVMEMQSRQRDGIAWMRADPEAWTKESFLQVHNWWHLALFHYDLGETDQVLALYDGPIYGAPSTMALNMVDASAILWRLYLGGVDVGNRWTALAANWPKVGAGNYAFNDAHAMMAFVGAGLDAPARTLLDAQREAMHGTDDNAAFTRDVGHPLTRAIKAFGEGKYTEVVRLIRPIRAIAHRFGGSHAQRDVIDLTLIEAALRAGDGALARTLTAERSMARPDSPLSALFLRRASDLSEN; this is encoded by the coding sequence ATGGCACTCAAGGACGCATTCGGCCTGGCATTTTCAGGCGCGACGGAAGCAGGCTTCACGCCCTACAGCCAGGCCGTGCGTGAGCTGCAGTGCTTCATCGGCGATCCCGTCGGCTCCGTCGATCATGCGATCGCGGAAAATCCCGGTTTCGTCATGGCGCATGTGTTCAAGGGCTATCTCTTTGGCCTTGCCACCGAGCGGGACGCAACGGCGGTGGCCAGGGCCTGCCATGAGGCGGCCCTGCCGCTTGCCGCGACGGCGCGCGAAGAGGCGCATGTCTCGGCCCTCGGCCACCTTGCCGGAGGACGCTGGCACGAAGCAGCCAGGATCCTTGAAGGTATCGCAATCGACGCCCCGCTCGACGCCGTGGCGCTGCAAGTCGGGCACCAGATCGACTTCTTCACCGGCAATGCGCGCATGTTGCGCGACCGCATCGCCCGCGCCTTGCCATCATGGCAGAACGACATGCCGGGTTACCACGCCATGCTCGGCATGCAGGCCTTCGGGCTGGAAGAGATGGGCGAGTACGCACTGGCCGAAAAACTCGGCCGTACGGCGGTAGAGATCGAGCCGCGCGACGGCTGGGCGCAGCACGCGGTGGCGCATGTCATGGAAATGCAGAGCCGGCAGAGGGATGGCATTGCCTGGATGCGCGCCGACCCAGAAGCCTGGACAAAGGAAAGCTTCCTGCAGGTTCACAATTGGTGGCATCTGGCGCTGTTTCACTACGATCTCGGCGAGACCGATCAGGTGCTGGCGCTTTATGACGGGCCGATCTACGGCGCGCCATCAACGATGGCGCTGAATATGGTCGATGCCTCGGCGATCCTGTGGCGGCTTTATCTCGGCGGCGTCGATGTCGGTAACCGCTGGACGGCGCTCGCCGCCAACTGGCCCAAGGTTGGCGCCGGCAACTATGCCTTCAACGATGCGCATGCGATGATGGCCTTTGTCGGCGCCGGGCTCGACGCTCCGGCCCGGACCTTGCTCGACGCACAGCGCGAGGCCATGCACGGCACCGACGATAACGCCGCTTTCACCCGGGATGTCGGCCATCCCCTGACCCGGGCCATCAAGGCGTTCGGCGAGGGCAAATACACCGAGGTCGTGCGCCTGATCAGGCCGATCCGGGCGATCGCCCATCGTTTCGGCGGCAGCCACGCCCAGCGCGATGTCATCGACCTGACGCTGATCGAGGCGGCTTTGCGGGCCGGTGACGGCGCGCTCGCCAGGACGCTCACCGCCGAGCGTTCGATGGCTCGGCCCGACAGCCCACTGTCGGCGCTGTTCTTACGGCGCGCATCCGATTTGTCAGAGAATTGA
- the xylB gene encoding xylulokinase — protein sequence MYLGLDLGTSGVKALLIDAGQTVIGSGHGTLDVSRPHPGWSEQDPSHWIRACEDAIAELKASHPRQFAAVKGIGLSGQMHGATLLDAADHVLRPCILWNDTRSHAEAAALDADPRFRALTGNIVFPGFTAPKLAWVKNNEPAVFAKVAKVLLPKDFLRLWLTGERISEMSDSAGTSWLDVGKRRWSAELLAATSLDEKQMPSLVEGTQKAGALRAELASKWGVEAGIPVAGGAGDNAASACGMGTVGAGHAFVSLGTSGVLFAANASYLPNPASAVHTFCHALPNTWHQMGVILSATDSLNWLSEITGKGAGELTSELGDTLKAPSGVSFLPYLSGERTPHNDSAIRGSFTGLAHESSRAVLTQAVLEGVAFAFRDSLEALKTAGTTLTRVTAIGGGSRSRYWLKSIATALQVPVDIPADGDFGAAFGAARLGLIAATGADPLAVCTAPRTDATIEPDAGLSDAYADAYRRYRALYPAIKAVTA from the coding sequence ATGTATCTCGGCCTCGACCTGGGCACGTCGGGCGTCAAGGCGCTGCTGATCGATGCCGGACAGACCGTCATCGGCTCCGGCCATGGCACGCTTGACGTTTCGCGGCCGCATCCCGGCTGGTCCGAACAGGATCCGTCGCACTGGATACGCGCCTGCGAAGACGCGATCGCCGAACTGAAGGCTTCCCACCCCAGGCAGTTCGCGGCGGTGAAAGGCATCGGCCTGTCGGGCCAGATGCATGGCGCCACCTTGCTCGATGCGGCCGATCATGTGCTGCGCCCCTGCATCCTGTGGAACGATACGCGCAGCCACGCCGAAGCGGCGGCACTCGACGCCGACCCGCGCTTCCGCGCGCTGACCGGCAACATCGTCTTCCCTGGCTTCACCGCGCCAAAACTCGCCTGGGTGAAGAACAACGAGCCGGCGGTTTTCGCCAAGGTTGCGAAGGTGCTGCTGCCGAAGGATTTCCTGCGGCTCTGGCTGACCGGCGAGCGCATTTCGGAAATGTCCGATTCGGCCGGCACGTCCTGGCTCGATGTCGGCAAGCGCCGCTGGTCCGCCGAATTGCTGGCGGCGACATCACTTGATGAAAAGCAGATGCCGTCGCTGGTCGAGGGCACGCAGAAGGCCGGCGCGTTGCGTGCCGAACTGGCGTCGAAATGGGGCGTCGAGGCCGGCATACCGGTTGCCGGTGGCGCCGGCGACAATGCGGCTTCGGCCTGCGGCATGGGCACGGTCGGCGCCGGCCATGCCTTTGTTTCGCTGGGCACATCGGGCGTGCTGTTTGCCGCCAACGCGTCCTATCTGCCCAATCCGGCCAGTGCGGTCCACACCTTCTGCCATGCGCTGCCCAACACCTGGCACCAGATGGGCGTCATCCTGTCGGCGACCGATTCGCTCAACTGGCTGTCGGAGATCACGGGTAAGGGGGCCGGCGAGCTGACATCGGAACTCGGCGACACGCTGAAGGCGCCGAGCGGCGTGTCCTTCCTGCCCTATCTCTCTGGCGAGCGCACGCCGCACAATGATTCCGCCATCCGCGGGTCGTTCACCGGGCTGGCGCATGAATCAAGCCGCGCGGTGCTGACGCAGGCCGTCCTCGAAGGCGTCGCCTTCGCCTTCCGCGACAGCCTCGAAGCCCTGAAGACGGCCGGCACCACCTTGACGCGGGTGACGGCGATCGGCGGCGGCTCCCGTTCGCGCTACTGGCTGAAATCGATCGCCACCGCGCTGCAAGTGCCGGTGGACATCCCCGCCGACGGCGATTTTGGCGCCGCCTTTGGGGCGGCGAGGCTTGGACTGATCGCGGCGACGGGGGCTGATCCGCTGGCCGTGTGCACGGCACCCAGGACGGATGCCACGATTGAACCGGATGCTGGTTTGAGCGATGCCTATGCGGATGCTTATCGGCGCTACCGGGCGCTCTACCCGGCGATCAAGGCTGTAACCGCGTGA
- a CDS encoding LysE family translocator: MSFENWAAFAAASTILLIIPGPTILLVVSYALGQGWRTALPMAVGVALGDFTAMTLSMLGIGALLAASAGVFTVLKLIGAGYLIYLGVKLFRAGGALRAEPRTDVVSSAKMMAHAWLVTALNPKSITFFVAFLPQFLDRHANFWTQMLIFETTFLALAFANAFGYALIAARARNVVRNPRAIRIFNRTGGTLLVGAGIATVAIRSGN, from the coding sequence ATGTCCTTCGAAAACTGGGCCGCTTTCGCCGCCGCGTCGACCATCCTCCTCATCATTCCGGGTCCGACCATCCTGCTGGTTGTGTCCTACGCGCTGGGCCAGGGCTGGCGCACCGCTTTGCCGATGGCCGTCGGCGTGGCGCTGGGCGACTTCACCGCCATGACCTTGTCGATGCTGGGCATCGGCGCGCTGCTCGCCGCTTCGGCTGGTGTCTTCACCGTCCTGAAGCTGATCGGCGCCGGCTATCTGATCTATCTCGGCGTGAAATTGTTCCGCGCCGGCGGCGCGCTGAGGGCCGAACCGCGCACCGATGTGGTGTCTTCGGCCAAGATGATGGCGCATGCCTGGCTGGTCACAGCGCTCAACCCGAAAAGCATCACCTTCTTCGTCGCCTTCCTGCCGCAGTTCCTCGACCGGCATGCCAATTTCTGGACGCAGATGCTGATCTTCGAGACGACCTTCCTGGCGCTCGCCTTCGCCAATGCCTTCGGTTACGCGCTGATCGCGGCACGCGCCCGCAATGTCGTACGCAATCCCAGAGCGATCCGCATCTTCAACCGAACCGGCGGCACGCTGCTGGTCGGCGCCGGTATCGCCACGGTGGCGATCCGCTCGGGCAACTGA
- a CDS encoding nuclear transport factor 2 family protein, protein MTDLNKIAEGYITAWNESDAGRRADLLKATFTEDVSYRDPLMQGDGHDGVAALIDAVQNRFAGFRFSLKGTPDGFADKIRFSWNLGPEGIPSVIEGTDIGIIENGRLKSVTGFLDKIPAV, encoded by the coding sequence ATGACCGACCTCAACAAAATTGCCGAGGGTTACATCACCGCCTGGAACGAAAGCGATGCCGGCCGCCGTGCTGATTTGCTCAAGGCCACCTTCACCGAAGACGTCAGCTATCGTGATCCGCTCATGCAGGGCGACGGCCATGACGGCGTCGCGGCGCTCATCGATGCCGTGCAAAATCGCTTTGCCGGCTTCCGGTTCTCGCTGAAAGGCACGCCGGACGGCTTTGCCGACAAAATCCGCTTCTCCTGGAATCTCGGCCCGGAGGGCATACCTTCGGTCATTGAAGGCACCGATATCGGCATCATCGAGAACGGCCGGCTGAAGAGCGTCACCGGGTTTCTGGACAAGATTCCGGCTGTTTGA